In Panicum virgatum strain AP13 chromosome 5K, P.virgatum_v5, whole genome shotgun sequence, the genomic window TGAACACCACATAGTACCAGGTACAGCACACCCATTTTCACTCCATCATTCAGTAAAAAGCacttctttattttcttcttacAAATCATAATTTGCACTACCCTTTTATCACCTTCCTTCACCATATAGTTACATGGTATGTTATTGCTATAAGTCCCTGTGCTTCATAAGCCATAATGGTATGTCATATGTTTAGTTTATTGGTTTGCTTCAAAAGGACAGCAGTACCCAAGAGATTTCGTATGCTTGCATTTACATTCCGTATTACTATACCAATGCACCTTTAAAAAGGTACCACATAGATCAGATGTGTGGACAGCGGCAGCCCAGCCTGCTAATGATAGTTCCCTACAAATGCAAAAAATGGAGCAACACATgcataaaaaaaaattctgctTCTTGCCCCAGCTGTTACATTGCCACTGCTTTACCCAATTCTTCAGGTCTCTATATCCAGATATGGAACACCTGCTTTTTCTACGACCACTAAAATATTCTTCCTATAATTGGTAGGATGCTTTCTCTATGATCAGTAAAATTCATCCATCTATACCTGCCCAAACTATGTTTGACATCTTACTGACAAGTCTCTTCTTTGCCTGCAACACACTGGGGTATATATCCGCTCGAGcttattttgtttttggttcCAGGAGAGGCACTGCAGTTGAGATCAATATGGTGGATCTGTTGATTACGTCAGCTGTATTCTTCTCTATTCTTTTCGAATGGTTGGATTGTGGATGTGTTGTTGCAAATGCATGTATTTTATTGGTGCCCTTTGTGTTGTTTCCTCCTGTTGAGATTCGATAAGCACTTCCTTGGCTAAATCATCTTGCTCTCCCCCCCCTAAGTATCACCGATACGCGATACGCCGATACGGGTACGGGTACGGCGATACGgcgattttcaaaaaataaggaTACGCCGATACGGcaagtatatatatttttaaaaatgtaAATTGCCAAATAATTCGTAAGAACGAAATAGATAATAAATATTACATTTCCAAAGAGCCAACATACGTAGTAAATGTTCAAGTTCAACCAAATATAGCTAAATGATTAGTTCAACCTGGATGAGCCTATGTTGATGGGCTCCCGATGCTCTTTCAAATGAGGTGTTATTGGCCTAAAAGTATCGGACAGAGTATCGGGAAGTATTGGACGGAGTATCGGGAATTAaatcttttatttttaaattataaTTTTTCGATACTTCCCGATACGCGTATCGGGGCGTATCGGGCCGTATCGGATACGGGTGCGGCATTCATTTTGAAGTATCGGTGATTCATAGCTCCCCCCACTGTGGTTGGACGGACAACCTTCTTAGGAATTAGAGGTAAACTACATCTCCATGAATCAAGCCAAGTAGTACTTTCTCTTTAATATTCACAGACATCGCTCACCGTCCTTGCTCCTTTGTTCAGAAATATGAACCTTTGGTGTATACGTTCCTGCTAATATTGAGAGGAGAGATCCAAATGTTTCTTCATCTACCTTTGTTGCTTGGAATGTTTGGCATCATCATATATTTGTAAATTAGCTTTCGACACATATCCAATTTCTTAGATCTTAAAACATTTCATATCAGGTTGCTTATTTTATTGTGTGAATAGGGGAAGAAACAGCTGCTCTAATGGTCTACATTTCTATGTGCATGTCCTGATTAGAGGCCTGCACAAAGTTTCTCATGAACTGTGATTCATTGCAACTTCTATGAGACCTACCTCAGCGACTCAGATCTCCATATTTCTGCAAACCTTTTGGTTCTTAGGTTCAATTGTTTCATGCTATCTTTCGGACTTCCTGCCCCGTGCGAAGCACGGGGGTACCCGCTagtaaattttagtttgcatcacacctccatactCTAGATACATTCATTTTAGTGCTGCAAAGCACTGTTATATACTTAAAAGATCAATGCTAGCAAGATATTCCAAGTGGTGGATCATAAGTCATCCTTTCAATATTTTAAATACCATTAGTCGAAACATCATTTATTATAGGACACGGCTAacgtacggccggccgtaaattAGACCGGCCGTACGGCATACTCTTTTTTGGCCATATAGAGGTATCGGATTTctctttttgtaaaaaaattggtACCGGAGTGCAACTTCATAAGATAAACACAAAAAGATGATATCAGCACATGCAAAAGCAATCTCAAATTTAAAAAAACCATAACTTTACCCCCTGAGcatcaaaattaaaatataattGTATCATTGAGTTGCCCTCAACAAAACCATCAAACCAAAATCTCACTTCAACATATGTCGATAATATTTTTTCCCATGTAATCCCAAAAAGCACTTTTTGTTGAAAGTTGAAAGCATATCGTAATAAACTCTGAAGTAATTTAGTAAATGTACAAACCCAAAAAAATTGCTCGATTTTAGGCTTCCTCTTCCCACAAGCCTCGTTGCCGAAAGACACACAATCTGAACCACCTTTGCTTATTCAACTGCCCCTAGTAGAATTGCTAGATCTACAAAGTTGTTTGGCCAAATTCTTCACATGCACACTGCTGGTCAAGCCTCACCCCACCCAGTCCTTTTTGTTGAAGCTGCAAAATGTAGATGGCAAAAAAGTCGACATGCTAGTTTGTGTGTTCTAGCCGTaatgttgcaaaaaaaaatgcttaGACAAAATTGCTTAAATAAAGGTATTGCTATGCCTAGATACAACAATAAAATTATTTATTAGGAATCAATATTATTGCCTCTGTATAACCGTTTTATTGAGAACTCAATAAGGGATATACCGAAAAATACAATAGTACAAGCCTTACAGCCTAAGAGCATGTTATAGTGATGATTCACTATGAAAAATAAACttgcatgcataaaaattaTCAGGTTTCAGATCCTAAACACTGTTTTGTGTTACCAAAACAAGAATCGAAAACATGAAAAGAATAGAGAGTGCAGTTAGTATTAGGAGTAAACATCAGCAAGGCACCCTGGTAACAGAGATTGTTAGTTCTATATATATGACCTAATTCATGATCACATTTTGCTAATTCAGAAAATTGTCAGAAACACATTATTGCCCAATTCAAAACCATATTATTGCCTTAAACAATTGCATAATTTGCCTAATCTAGAACAACATTATTGCCTAATGAAGTACATATTTAGACAAAAAGAATGCAAGAAATGTACTTGCTGTCACTATGTACTTATTTACTTGAGCTGGTTCATAATGCACACCATATCTGCTTCATGCTTTGTACTTGATCTTCCCTGCTAGATAACCTGGGATCCTACAATGTAAgaatagaaaaaataaagatgAATTAGAGAAGAAAGAATACTGTAAAAATGACCCAACGATTTGCAGTGTTTTGCCTTGACCTTATGACAATATTGCTTGATCATAGTATATTTATTTGCCTATTCTCGTAGCAATTATTACTTTCTAACCGCCAAATGAAGTTTGGTAACTAATCGGATGCACCTGCAGGCATATCATACTGGCGGTGTCTCAACTATAATTCCTCAATAACCCAAATAACCTTGCTACCTCGGGTCATGCAGCTGCATCACCAAACATAAACAACTCACCAAGATAAAAAAAGttaaatgaaaaaaatgaaaaatgtgcTAACTAAGGGGATGAATGCTCAGGTAAAGAGGAAGAAGTCCAGGATTTGCATGTCAACCAAATCACACTGCTCCAAAATGTACGGAGAAATAAACAAAGAACATTTAATTCAGAAAAGGTCTGTGCTTATTCATCCATTGCAAGCTAATCTATTTATCCTGTGATTGTAATGATGTAACAAACTTGATTCCAGACAAAAGGAGAATTTATCACACGAGACATATGAATGTAAAAAAATGattgaactaaaaatttaaaATGCTATCTGAATAGTATTTAAATGCCTACTAAAGATTTGTTTAAATGCTTCTGGCAATcaactttttttaattttagtTGGCACAAAGGAAATATAATGGAAACCAATGGCATTGACAATTATGATCAACAAAACCGACGATAGGTAGCAAATAACTGGGCATGAATTGCAATAAGTATGACCACTGTCACTAGCAGAGGACTAGTAATTACCCCTAGAACATCAGTGTCATCAAACTCTCTCAATATTAGCAATTGAGGACAGTAATCAAAAGCACATTTGTCAACTATAAGGAACAAAGAAAAAAGGCTGCTGATTAAATGTGTAAGAAACATTTGTGAACGTTCAAGCAAACCTCGACCTAGGACATTTTTTGTCTAAAAACAAAGGAATGTTAATTTTTGTACCCTGAGCAGGTAGTAGAATCTATATATGTAACTCCTAAGACGACATCAGGTACACAACATAGAAAAAGCAAAATAAAAAGGGCTGTGCCAACTCTCAAATGATTCAGCAAATTAAAAGGAGTGCAGAATTTTCTCTTGCCAGAAGAAACAAACAAATTTATGCAAGCTAGCAAACAAAAGAATAAAGGTACCTGGATGAGCCATTACTTTGAGTGATAGTACTCTCGACATGAATAGTGTAAGGAAAATCATCTTCTAGAAGTAAAATCAGCTCCAGTGCCCTTTCTGAAATCATACCATATCCAATCTTCTGCCACTAGGTGCTCCAATTCGACCAACTTCACCATCATGCAGTAACCTTTGTTGAAAACTAAACTTCAAGCTAGAAAATGGGGCACTATTTTAGGATTGTTTCACAAGGGTTGTGCCAACACATGatggtggtggactggtggtacattttcagcaaaagaaaaaggttccctagtttttttatataattgcatattggaaagtttggaaaaaaaatgcttCTAGTATTTGATGTATTTGGCTACTGGAAGGTACCGAAATATTTCTATTAATTGATATAATTACATATAGAGAAGTACGCTAGAGACAAAACTATTGCAAAAACAGCAATCAGCTTGAGCTGGCATTCCATCAAACACTAGCAGCACAGGGCAACAAAACAGAGCCAAAACACCACCGAGCAATGCAATCCCATCAGCAGCATGAGGGGACAAAAGTTCAAGCGTCAGGCAAACACTGCAGGACAGATCATGGCCGCCCCGACCTCAGATGGCATGGCGACGATGTGCATGGTGGGCACATAGCTGCAGCGTTGGCGCAAGGAAAACCTCCAGCCCATGCCACACTGATGCGCAGGAGGCTCGAGAATGGCGCATGGCAACGGGGAGAAGGGGACAGTGAACAGACAGAAATTAAACACGCACGGAGGGCATGAATTGGCTCTTACCGTTAGGATTGGTTCCTCGTCGTCGGCCGCCAGCACACGCGCCCGCTtcgccggcgagctgctgcCTTCGTCATCATCTACGCACGACACGCCGCCGCCAGATCTATGCCCACCGAGCACCCTTCACTTCGCCTGCGGCTGCGCCGCGTTGTCCGTGCTCGACGATGCACCGGATCAGCTAACGGGGCTTCCTCCCCGAACCCAGCCCCAgattccctcctcctcctccgttgGCACCGGCTTCCTCCTGAACCCCCCGAGCAGGTCGGCGTCCACAGCCATGagcctcttcttctcctccgcCCGCGGCACGGCCCCAAGGCCCCCGAGGAAGTCACCGTCGTCGATGGAGCCCTCAATAATGAGACGAGGAGCGAGTTGATGGGGAcgcaggggcgggggcgggggtggGGTTGCCGAAGAGGTCGGCTGAGGTGGATCTGCCCGGGTTGGACCACGCGACGGCGGATCCGGCGACGGGCGAGAGCTGGAACCGGCCGTGGGCCCCGCCTTGACTTGCGGCAGCATGCCGAAGTCGCGTACCAGGAGGCCCTCGATCCCGTTCATGGCTCCGGGAAGCGACGTCAGACGTCCCACCGGtgtcctcgccggcgacgagccagatggggaggagaggagggggaggaaggaGCCCCGACGAGGTCGTATCGAGATGGGGGGCGAGAGATCCGGGGGGAGgagagagcagcagcagcaactcgTCTGCTGAGGAAGGGAGAGGGGAATGGAGAGGCGTGAGTGGGTGGGGCGGAGTCATGCCGCGGATGCCAGCAAGGAATAGAAACCGGTTAAATATTTTGTTGGATGCAGTCGGCCGTTTTAGGGCCTGATTGGTTCTCTGCTGCCGGCAGCCTGGCTCGTGCTAGCCATCCAGACCCATGCTGGACAGGCTCGCGAGGTGCAGCGTCAAGTTGTTTGGTTCACGTTTCCCCAGAGCTAGGCCAGCCAGAGCAATTGATTGGTTATATGCTTAACTAGCTTGACCAGTCCCTTTTGTTTGTCTGGATGCTGGCCCCCATGCTTGCTCCTGCATCACGGCAGCCAGGCTCACCGCGTGCGACCGATTTCCACGTTCCTCAGGAGCCAGGCTCGTGGGAACCTTTTGCACCGCCGGAGCCAGGCTCGCTACCTCGTACAGATATCCAAACAGGCTTAAACTGCATCCCGTGAGCCTGCCTAGAGGTTGATGCAGGGAACCAATCAGACCCTTAATTGACAAGAATACGGCCGGCCGCAAAAAAAGTTATTACCTTTATTATAAAGCAGTAAATCAAACGGTTGCTCTGAACATCGTATCATTATTTTTCTTAGTCGCATTTCTTAAGCTACCGTCTAAAGTCGAGTTAGAGAAGATAAATGGTTCACTAGCTTATTCGGTAGATATGTGATATTTTGCTCGTAAAATTTTTACTGATTAGTATTTGTATGGAATGTTATTTTTCGCCTTATTCtctaaagttttatgttgtgtatATCTGTGTAAGATTTGAATCAATAACCAAAAGTGGCCTAGTACGAAAATGATTAGAGGACGGTCCAATTTAATTGGTATAACATGTTTTATGTAGCTAAATAGAGTAAAAAGATGATGAACTAATTATTATTTCATCTATTAtactaaaaagaaaagataggagtataaaaaagaaagagaggtaaagaaataaaaagatgatcaactaattttattattcCATCCATCATATTAAAGAAAAGATAGGAGTATAAAAAAGAAAGGGAGGTAGAGAAATAAAATAGCATCACGACAAGCTGATTTATAGACCTACCGACTTGCTGAGCATTAGGCATCAGCATTCCTTTCTAATCGAACCAATCTTTTCGTTTTTCGGTTTCTACACAAGTTCGATTCTAAGAAAATAAGGACCGATTGTCTCTTTTCAGAAGTGAGAAATGAAGAAATTCACTTTCGATTAATTCGGTTCGGTTCCGATTATAACCTAATCAATTTAACTGAGTCTATCTTAGCACAGGTTCacaaaatcaaaaaagaaaaatgggatCCAGTCCGCTGTTTTGCCTCCTGAATCGTTGCTCTCACCCGGTGGAAAGGCGCCGCCACAAAATTGCGCACGCACTGGCCACCGCCCGCTGAGGTGGCTGTCACGACGCTCACCCGCTGGATCCACGACACACTGCAGGTACCCCTTGCCTGCTGGATGTGCTGGTTGGAGTCGGCGAGTCGCCGCTGCACAAGACGGGGGCACCATCTTGTCATCACCATCTGCCCATCCCCCGCACGTCCCGGCGGCCGCGCACGCTGCCCTTGCACCTCCGGCAACGTTAAAGGTACTGAACGGAGGCGCAAAGCTCACCGGAGGAGGGCACTGTCGGGGTTCGAAGAGCGAAGGTAGACGCGGGCTAGGGGTGAAACTAGAGATGAATCGAGTGGGGTGCACTATTCATGAATTTTCTACTAGCTCTCTTATTTATATGATAAAAATTTGATGATTAACACTaaacttttattttggtgtaGATGCATGAGCGCACACTGAGCTCTACATAACTCCGTCCTGGcggccctcaaaaaaaaaactccgtcCTGGCGCACGGACTGTGGGCAGGGCCGAGGGCAGCGGGGCCGAGAGGGGTTGGGGTCCATGGGACCGCCGAGGGAGAGGGCTGGGGCGCCGGGATCAAATTATCGTGGAGAGAAGTGAATTCTTGGGTTTTGGTTTTTCAGTTTTGGGATATAAATTCCTAGAACTGTAGGTTACCTTGCTACCTCTATTAAATTTCCAACTATCCAAAGTTAAAATGATATAGTTGTAGGCTAGAGCCTTCCATTAGCTAGCGACACAAAAATTAAAGTAGAtataaaataacaaaactaaataTTCAGATTTGCTTATCTTTCTATTTATTTATCAAAATAAATCCgtttttatatttatatatcttCTCTTTTATCATCCATGCTACTGGTTTAAAAAAACTAAGAACATCTcggagtctttttttttttgagtaatAAACATCTCGGAGTCAGATCCACCTCGACTCTGGATGCTCAGCTTGGGGTGGCAGGCTCGCTCAAGCTCCGGGATGCTCCAGATTGAGGTTGcaggctcgctcgagctcggctcttGACAGCCCTCCCCGATGGCTCAGGGCCTCGGTTCATCTCCTCCTTCTGTTTCTTAAACCTTTCCCCTTCTCTCGgactctctcctctcttgctcttccttccctggcggcgacgactgggcAAGCGGCTCCACCATTTTCACGTCTTCGCCCAGCCcgttgccggcgacgagcgcatcctccaggtatgcccgccccttctctttccttctgctgtgcgagacggagtaccccaaaccctaacaaaactatttgtattcggatctgaatccagttACAATTACAATATACTACCTACTAACTTCGATTTCGTTTGCAAAAATTATCGGGTGTACATGTGTACACCCATGTCCTatgctgggtccgcccctgcTTTGTCCATCAATGATTTGGGACGCACAGTACTAATGTGTCGGGACGAAAAGCAATTGATGCACATTTTGCTACATTTGGAGTGATTTCAACGCCGAAGCCAGCAGCTATGTATTTCTCTTACTTAAAGAAAATGCTATTTCTGCTAACTCAATAGCTCACTGGCAAATCGGCTAGTCATGCTCAGCTGGTTTTGGGTTATCTGCCAAAAAGGGCTTCTTTGGAGTGTTGCATGTACAGTGAGGGCTTCTTGAGGATTGCTATAAGAGTATCTGTTTTTGAAAGGAgtagaataaaaaaaattaaaatattgttGCGAAACACATTGAGCCTGTAACTGTTGTCCATCAGTAATATGGATGCATGCTACCGTCTATATTTTTAGTGTGTCAGTAGTTTGGATATTTTGTGGTTTCTTCATCTCAAACTGTGATTTCAAAATAAGCATGTAGTTTAATGGTAATGCAGCTGGGTTTGATAAAAAGGAAACTACTGTGTGCTGCAAAGCAGTTATTTTGTAGTTTATTTAGAAGAAGTGCATAGAGTGGTTTTGTGTAGGATCATATCTTGTTGTTTTATCACTTATCAGCTTCAGTACTCCTCTTCTCGATGAACTACTTTCTTAGAAGAAGCTCTGATTTACCATCTTTTATCCAACAGCTACAAGTGCTTCAGCGGTGCCAATACCATCCTGTCAACAAGTTCCTCTTGTCACAAAAGGACAACACTCGTATCATGGCAAAAGCTGGCATTTTAGGCCGTAGGTACGTTCAATGCATATTGCCTATGAATTGCACTACTGTGCATAACAAATAATTAGTTCTCTTTTCCACGGCCATTCGTACACGTCATAATTTACTGTCGATCCTTAACAGCAGCAGTGTGCCAAGATCAAATGAGAGCTTGCGAATCATATTGTCAGCAGTTATCGGCATTATGCTTGGGTACTTGTTTGGCATTTCCCTCCCTACAGTTAATATAACAAAGGTAAAATGGATCGTTTGCTTCTGTCGTCGTCTTCTGCCGCATGCTCTGTTTATAGAAAATCTTGACTGGCTACATTTTGTAGCTCCACTTCCCTTCAAGCATTATCTCCTATATTGAAGACAGAAACTCTGGCATTACAACCCAAACATTATTGAACCATGCATGGACGTCTGCTGCTAGTCACAAGAAGAACAATTCGGTTTCTAACCCGGATGAAATTCTGAAGGTACTTTGCCAGTCTTTTACTTCTGAGAGTTGCTTTCTCATGCTAATTTGGTGAGTTATGACATATACTTTTGTTACTGTACTATGCATACTCTGGTCAATATCTTTTTGACCTGTTTTTTTACTAATTCCTTTTCATGCACGGTGTATAAGTTTCAAGTTCTTACTCACATGAGCGCTTTTAATCTAGGAAATTCTGCCTACATCGGCCTCCAGTTGTTAATATGGTTCAATTTGTCGCCTTTATTGAAAGTATATGATATAATGAATTGAATATATGGTGTCTACCCAAAGATATCAACTGCTTTGTATTTTAATCCTGTTCTTCCTCTACTTAATTTTGCCAAAAAATTTCCTCAGATTTATGTACCAACAAACCCTAAAGGTGCTGAAAGGCTCCCACCTGGCATCGTTGTGTCTGAAACAGACCTTTATCTCCGGAGATTGTGGGGTGAGCCTAGTGAGGTTGGtcattgtttttgtttcttctcagTACATTTATCTTCTCAGAACTTTTTTTATTAAATCTTCCTTTTGTGAGCAACATCTAAAATATATGACTTATACCATCAGGATCTTACTAGCCAACCAAGATACCTTGTCACATTTACAGTTGGATACTCCCAGAAGGCAAATATTGATGCAGCGGTAAAAAAGGTAATTTTGTAGAAATCTAGCACGCTTCACCTGAGTAAATAAATAACTAAAGTTTGTAGCTAATATCGCTCAGTCGGTTCATGCATGCTCATGACTACTAACTGTATTGAAATATAAAGGTTTTTATATTGCTTTTAAAtccatttattttttctttgttAGTTTTCGGAGAACTTCACAATTATGTTGTTCCACTATGATGGTCGGACCACAGAATGGGATGAATTTGAGTGGTCAAAAAGAGCTATCCATGTCAGTGTCAGAAAGCAGACTAAATGGTAAGTTACTGTTTTACATTTTTGCAACACGCTTAATCTTTTGTGTATTTTAATGCTGAAGTTTAAAAACTCTTGTTTCTGCAAGGTGGTATGCCAAACGGTTTTTGCATCCTGATATTGTTGCTCGTTATGACTACATATTTATCTGGGATGAGGACCTAGGCGTCAATCATTTTAATGCAGAGGCGTAAGCATCACAACCttgttaacttttttttttctgttttttatgGTATTCCCTTGAAGAAGATGGTCTCAAAACATTTTTTTCCAGGTACATTGAGCTTGTTAGGAAGCATGGACTGGAGATCTCTCAGCCTGGTTTGGAGCCCGACAAAGGTCTGACATGGGAAATGACTAAACGCCGAGGTTATTCAGAAGTCCACAAGTGAGCTACTGGATCTATATTGCTTACCAATGCTTAGCGGCCACACACACCTCTATTTGTTTCTGTAGTAAAATATTTTGCTTTTTGCAGAGTAACTGAGGAGAGGCCGGGTTGGTGTACGGATCCCCAT contains:
- the LOC120709008 gene encoding uncharacterized protein LOC120709008 isoform X2 — protein: MNYFLRRSSDLPSFIQQLQVLQRCQYHPVNKFLLSQKDNTRIMAKAGILGRSSSVPRSNESLRIILSAVIGIMLGYLFGISLPTVNITKLHFPSSIISYIEDRNSGITTQTLLNHAWTSAASHKKNNSVSNPDEILKIYVPTNPKGAERLPPGIVVSETDLYLRRLWGEPSEDLTSQPRYLVTFTVGYSQKANIDAAVKKFSENFTIMLFHYDGRTTEWDEFEWSKRAIHVSVRKQTKWWYAKRFLHPDIVARYDYIFIWDEDLGVNHFNAEAYIELVRKHGLEISQPGLEPDKGLTWEMTKRRGYSEVHKVTEERPGWCTDPHLPPCAAFVEIMATVFSRDAWRCVWHMIQNDLVHGWGLDFALRKCVEPAHEKIGVVDSQWIVHQVIPSLGNQGKAENGKAPGEGVRERCRQEWGMFQTRLADAERAYYLEHGITPPNSTGA
- the LOC120709008 gene encoding uncharacterized protein LOC120709008 isoform X1 produces the protein MAKAGILGRSSSVPRSNESLRIILSAVIGIMLGYLFGISLPTVNITKLHFPSSIISYIEDRNSGITTQTLLNHAWTSAASHKKNNSVSNPDEILKIYVPTNPKGAERLPPGIVVSETDLYLRRLWGEPSEDLTSQPRYLVTFTVGYSQKANIDAAVKKFSENFTIMLFHYDGRTTEWDEFEWSKRAIHVSVRKQTKWWYAKRFLHPDIVARYDYIFIWDEDLGVNHFNAEAYIELVRKHGLEISQPGLEPDKGLTWEMTKRRGYSEVHKVTEERPGWCTDPHLPPCAAFVEIMATVFSRDAWRCVWHMIQNDLVHGWGLDFALRKCVEPAHEKIGVVDSQWIVHQVIPSLGNQGKAENGKAPGEGVRERCRQEWGMFQTRLADAERAYYLEHGITPPNSTGA
- the LOC120709008 gene encoding uncharacterized protein LOC120709008 isoform X3, which encodes MAKAGILGRSSVPRSNESLRIILSAVIGIMLGYLFGISLPTVNITKLHFPSSIISYIEDRNSGITTQTLLNHAWTSAASHKKNNSVSNPDEILKIYVPTNPKGAERLPPGIVVSETDLYLRRLWGEPSEDLTSQPRYLVTFTVGYSQKANIDAAVKKFSENFTIMLFHYDGRTTEWDEFEWSKRAIHVSVRKQTKWWYAKRFLHPDIVARYDYIFIWDEDLGVNHFNAEAYIELVRKHGLEISQPGLEPDKGLTWEMTKRRGYSEVHKVTEERPGWCTDPHLPPCAAFVEIMATVFSRDAWRCVWHMIQNDLVHGWGLDFALRKCVEPAHEKIGVVDSQWIVHQVIPSLGNQGKAENGKAPGEGVRERCRQEWGMFQTRLADAERAYYLEHGITPPNSTGA